In Silene latifolia isolate original U9 population chromosome X, ASM4854445v1, whole genome shotgun sequence, the following proteins share a genomic window:
- the LOC141622847 gene encoding pentatricopeptide repeat-containing protein At1g05750, chloroplastic-like: MSFPATTTQLPQPPKLPSIQIPSTFPPKLTTSNRLPVTTGTKPANISLNQSQKPVDPVVPWTSAIARHCQRGNLSEAVKEFTRMRMAGIDPNHITLITLLSGCAHFPAKAGFIGPSFHGYVKKLGLDKGNVKVGTVIVDMYSKIGLVELARVSFDEILEKNSVSWNTMIDGYMRNGRVDDALKLFDEMPVRDVISWTALIGGFVKKGLDEKALECFCEMQLSGVEPDYVTVIAVLSASANLGALSLGLWVNKFVMRKQFRENIRVCNTLIDMYARCGRVDLACEIFEKMVSRSLVSWNSIIGGFATNGYVDEALEYFDRMKSEGFKPDGVTFTGVLTACSHAGLVSQGLKYFDEMQMVHNIFPRIEHYGCLVDLHSRAGRLEDALNVVKNMPMKPNEVVLGSLLSACRNFGDISLAETVMKYLVDLDPRIDSNYVMLANIYAEAKSWEGSSEVRRKMKSHGIQKRPGISSIEIEGGIHEFVATDKSHSETDSIYGILDILSYDLGICGYMEEAMIPEL; the protein is encoded by the coding sequence ATGAGTTTTCCCGCCACCACAACCCAACTACCTCAGCCGCCAAAGCTTCCCTCAATTCAAATCCCAtcaactttcccaccaaaattaacTACCAGCAACCGATTACCGGTCACCACGGGTACGAAACCCGCTAACATCTCTCTTAACCAATCTCAAAAACCGGTTGACCCGGTTGTTCCATGGACCTCTGCCATAGCGCGCCATTGCCAAAGGGGCAATCTTTCCGAGGCGGTGAAGGAGTTTACCCGAATGCGAATGGCGGGTATTGACCCGAATCACATTACATTGATCACACTTCTTTCTGGATGTGCACATTTTCCGGCCAAAGCCGGGTTTATTGGGCCTTCATTTCATGGGTATGTTAAAAAATTAGGGTTGGATAAGGGAAATGTGAAGGTGGGTACCGTGATTGTCGACATGTATTCCAAAATTGGGCTTGTGGAATTGGCTAGGGTGAGTTTTGATGAGATTTTGGAGAAGAATTCGGTGTCGTGGAATACTATGATTGATGGGTATATGAGAAATGGGAGAGTTGATGATGCACTGAAgctgtttgatgaaatgcctgtGAGAGACGTGATTTCGTGGACTGCGCTGATTGGTGGGTTTGTGAAGAAGGGTCTTGATGAGAAGGCATTAGAGTGTTTTTGTGAGATGCAATTGTCTGGGGTTGAGCCGGATTATGTGACTGTAATCGCGGTGCTTTCTGCTTCCGCTAATTTAGGTGCGCTTAGTTTAGGTCTTTGGGTGAATAAATTTGTTATGAGGAAACAGTTTAGGGAAAATATCCGAGTGTGCAACACGTTGATTGACATGTATGCTCGATGTGGTCGAGTGGATCTTGCCTGCGAAATTTTTGAAAAGATGGTAAGTCGTAGTTTAGTCTCTTGGAATTCAATAATTGGTGGATTTGCAACTAATGGCTATGTCGATGAAGCATTGGAATATTTCGATAGAATGAAGAGTGAGGGGTTCAAGCCAGATGGAGTGACTTTTACCGGAGTTCTCACTGCTTGTAGCCATGCCGGGTTGGTATCCCAAGGCCTCAAGTACTTTGACGAGATGCAAATGGTTCATAATATATTTCCAAGAATTGAACATTATGGTTGCTTAGTTGATCTACATAGCCGAGCAGGGAGGTTGGAAGACGCACTGAACGTTGTAAAAAACATGCCCATGAAGCCGAATGAAGTTGTTTTAGGGTCGTTATTGTCAGCTTGTAGAAATTTCGGAGATATTAGTTTAGCAGAGACGGTTATGAAGTATTTGGTTGATTTGGATCCTAGAATTGACTCCAATTATGTGATGCTAGCCAATATTTATGCGGAAGCCAAAAGCTGGGAAGGTTCAAGCGAGGTTCGAAGGAAAATGAAGAGTCACGGAATACAAAAGAGGCCGGGGATAAGCTCGATCGAGATAGAGGGTGGTATTCATGAATTTGTGGCTACTGATAAGTCACATTCTGAGACCGACTCTATTTATGGTATCTTGGACATACTGTCTTATGATCTAGGGATTTGTGGATATATGGAAGAAGCTATGATACCGGAACTATAA